In one Streptomyces venezuelae genomic region, the following are encoded:
- a CDS encoding type II CAAX prenyl endopeptidase Rce1 family protein gives MWNLNAALVEETMLLALPVAVMTRRGLTWPAQLTVLILLRLPFHLYYGLGATVMVSVRMTGWLFVYQRTGSLWPLMLAHFTLNSLQTTCAFLPPGTGPLLGATALTLAAVTAFRWARQKP, from the coding sequence GTGTGGAACCTCAACGCCGCCCTGGTCGAGGAGACCATGCTGCTCGCCCTGCCAGTCGCGGTCATGACCCGCCGCGGCTTGACCTGGCCCGCCCAGTTGACCGTCCTCATCCTTCTGCGGCTGCCCTTCCACCTCTACTACGGCCTCGGCGCCACCGTCATGGTGAGTGTGCGGATGACCGGCTGGCTGTTCGTCTACCAGCGGACTGGCTCCCTCTGGCCCCTGATGCTGGCTCACTTCACCCTCAACTCCCTCCAAACCACCTGTGCCTTCCTGCCGCCTGGCACCGGACCGCTGCTCGGCGCTACCGCGCTGACGCTCGCGGCTGTGACCGCTTTCCGGTGGGCCCGCCAGAAACCATGA
- a CDS encoding ATP-binding cassette domain-containing protein yields the protein MIAAEQVIKGYGAHPVLHEVSATFRRGRVSYLLGRNGAGKTTFFKCLSGLEPFQGTITFGGQPLGKIRPELFPVFDDCALYPHLSGWENLHLLVRRKVTIADVHAATGGQVSATLLTKPGKALSYGQRKKVFITALALARPPYVFLDELANGLDYDSLAWLQAVITDLKKDSVVIAAGHQFDFYDRVADDVFALAQNRLTRLDFHPANGDRLEGAYLAHCPRDPD from the coding sequence GTGATAGCAGCCGAGCAGGTCATCAAAGGATATGGAGCACATCCCGTCCTGCACGAGGTCTCCGCCACGTTCCGACGGGGCCGGGTGAGCTACCTACTCGGAAGAAACGGCGCGGGCAAAACCACCTTCTTCAAATGCCTGTCAGGGCTGGAACCCTTCCAGGGCACCATCACCTTCGGCGGCCAGCCTCTGGGCAAGATACGCCCGGAGCTGTTCCCCGTGTTCGACGACTGCGCCCTGTACCCCCACTTGTCGGGCTGGGAGAACCTGCACCTGCTGGTGAGGCGGAAGGTCACCATCGCCGATGTGCACGCAGCCACAGGCGGGCAGGTGTCCGCCACCTTGCTGACCAAGCCGGGCAAAGCGCTGTCGTACGGACAGCGCAAGAAGGTGTTCATCACCGCCTTGGCCCTGGCCCGGCCGCCCTACGTGTTCCTGGACGAGCTGGCCAACGGGCTCGACTACGACAGCCTGGCCTGGCTTCAGGCCGTGATCACAGACCTCAAGAAGGACAGCGTCGTGATCGCTGCGGGACACCAATTCGACTTCTACGACCGCGTGGCGGACGACGTGTTCGCCCTGGCACAGAACAGGCTCACCCGGCTTGACTTCCATCCCGCCAACGGCGACCGCCTCGAAGGCGCCTACCTCGCGCACTGCCCACGCGATCCGGACTGA
- a CDS encoding tyrosine-type recombinase/integrase: protein MWPEGTVHQEADRFLREYEGSGTQRTYAYLLVDHLRWLEHECRGVDAVVLRDLERYMGLVGAKVRLPLGEPWRLGKRPYGQAALSTAAACLKGFYLQLASLGVNTDLGSALNISRLPTRADRDRALLGHVTRSLPANPLAPRRVRRRHPKMLPEGAKERLLAEVRAARDRMLVSWLTDGGFRIGEMCGLHLADLHLRERAACGDCRAPHVHICHRETNPNRARAKTKYPWSVESGVVTGGLVKRVSPNMIHTHFEYITSEYPKQAGYGMLLVQLHGPQRGQPWATVGARRMLGRAAARAGLGNVNPHAFRHEFASAVLDASRGNLVITRDAGGWASTSTPDEIYGHVDIYDPAFDAALRKVWGERA, encoded by the coding sequence GTGTGGCCCGAAGGCACTGTTCACCAGGAGGCGGACCGGTTCCTGCGCGAGTACGAAGGCTCGGGCACTCAGCGGACATACGCGTACTTGCTGGTGGACCATCTGCGCTGGCTCGAGCACGAGTGCCGCGGCGTCGATGCGGTGGTGCTGCGGGATCTCGAACGGTACATGGGCCTCGTCGGCGCGAAGGTTCGGCTGCCTCTCGGCGAGCCATGGCGTCTGGGCAAGCGCCCGTACGGGCAGGCGGCGTTGTCCACGGCTGCGGCCTGCCTGAAGGGCTTCTATCTGCAGCTGGCGTCGCTGGGCGTCAACACGGACCTGGGCTCGGCCCTGAATATCTCCCGGCTGCCGACCCGGGCCGACCGGGACCGCGCTCTGCTCGGGCATGTCACCCGCTCTCTGCCGGCGAACCCGCTCGCCCCGCGCCGGGTGCGGCGGCGGCATCCGAAGATGCTGCCCGAGGGGGCGAAGGAACGGCTGCTCGCGGAGGTCCGCGCCGCCCGGGACCGCATGCTGGTGAGTTGGCTGACCGATGGCGGCTTCCGCATCGGCGAGATGTGCGGCCTGCACCTCGCGGACCTGCATCTGCGTGAGAGGGCGGCCTGCGGGGACTGCCGGGCCCCGCACGTCCACATCTGTCACCGGGAGACGAATCCGAACCGGGCGAGGGCGAAGACGAAGTACCCCTGGTCGGTGGAGAGCGGAGTGGTGACTGGCGGGCTGGTCAAGCGCGTCAGCCCGAACATGATCCACACCCATTTCGAGTACATCACCAGCGAGTACCCCAAGCAGGCGGGCTACGGCATGCTGCTGGTCCAACTCCACGGCCCGCAGCGGGGACAGCCGTGGGCGACGGTCGGCGCCCGGCGGATGCTCGGCCGGGCCGCAGCCCGCGCGGGTCTGGGCAACGTGAACCCCCATGCCTTCCGGCACGAGTTCGCCTCCGCGGTCCTCGACGCCTCCCGCGGCAACCTGGTAATCACCCGGGACGCGGGTGGATGGGCCTCGACCAGCACCCCCGATGAGATCTACGGCCACGTCGACATCTACGACCCGGCCTTCGACGCCGCGCTGCGCAAGGTCTGGGGTGAGCGAGCGTGA